A window from Candidatus Arthromitus sp. SFB-rat-Yit encodes these proteins:
- the prfB gene encoding peptide chain release factor 2 (programmed frameshift), with product MFDYQYFKDRLKEIKENFDLIGGFFDLDRLNKKFEEYSIMMEDSKFWDDIENSTKIVKLAKSLKDKIDEVDKLYKDYEYLVESLEIIKDESDEEYIQMFKDDFYKFKNVIDTLNIKTLLNGEYDKNNVFLTIHAGAGGVDAQDWSDMLFRMYMRWGEENKFALSVIDYSIGDEAGIKSATIKIEGEYAYGYLKGEKGIHRLVRISPFNANGKRQTSFASVEILPEIQNLEEIKINESELKIDTYRASGAGGQHVNKTESAVRITHLKTGIVVQCQNERSQLSNKETAMKIMISKLIELKDRSHKEKLDDLSGDLKEIGFGSQIRSYVMHPYTLVKDHRMNIETSDINKVLNGDIDMFIKNYIRGVY from the exons ATGTTTGATTATCAATATTTTAAAGATAGACTTAAAGAGATAAAAGAGAATTTTGATCTTATA GGGGGTTTCTTTGACTTAGATAGGCTAAATAAGAAATTTGAAGAGTATTCGATTATGATGGAGGATAGTAAATTTTGGGATGATATTGAAAACAGTACTAAAATAGTTAAGCTTGCTAAGAGTTTAAAAGATAAAATAGATGAAGTAGATAAATTATATAAAGATTATGAGTATTTAGTGGAGTCATTAGAAATTATAAAGGATGAGAGTGATGAAGAGTATATACAGATGTTTAAGGATGATTTTTATAAATTTAAAAATGTTATAGATACTCTTAATATTAAAACTCTTTTAAATGGTGAATATGATAAGAATAATGTTTTTTTAACTATTCATGCTGGTGCTGGTGGTGTTGATGCTCAGGATTGGAGCGATATGTTATTTCGTATGTATATGAGATGGGGAGAGGAAAACAAATTTGCGTTAAGTGTTATTGATTATAGTATAGGCGATGAAGCTGGTATAAAGAGTGCTACGATAAAAATTGAAGGTGAATATGCCTATGGATATTTAAAAGGGGAGAAAGGTATACACAGACTTGTTAGAATTTCTCCTTTTAATGCTAATGGGAAAAGACAGACATCGTTTGCTTCTGTTGAAATTTTACCTGAGATACAGAATTTAGAAGAAATTAAGATAAATGAGAGTGAACTTAAAATTGATACATATAGAGCTAGTGGGGCTGGTGGACAACATGTTAATAAAACAGAATCTGCAGTTAGAATAACTCATTTAAAAACAGGTATAGTTGTTCAATGTCAAAATGAGAGGAGTCAATTATCAAATAAGGAAACTGCGATGAAAATTATGATATCTAAACTGATTGAACTTAAGGATAGAAGTCATAAAGAGAAGCTTGATGATTTATCTGGGGATTTAAAAGAAATTGGGTTTGGAAGTCAAATAAGATCTTATGTTATGCATCCGTATACACTTGTTAAGGATCATAGGATGAATATTGAAACATCGGATATAAATAAGGTGCTTAATGGGGATATTGATATGTTTATAAAAAATTATATAAGAGGAGTTTATTAA
- a CDS encoding Tex family protein has protein sequence MDISKVLSSEFLIDKKYVDNVINLLDEGNTVPFISRYRKEATGSLDDVVLRKFEVRLNYLRNLEEKKENIIRLIDEQGKLTDEIRNSILSSNTLVEIEDIYRPFKPKKRTRAIIAEEKGLKPLAEIILNKDFSGDILEESEKFINEEFGIKSGQDALDGAKDIISEIISDDANFRKFIRNYVFENGIIETCGESDKRTQYEDYYDYREKVKIIPSYRVLAINRGEKEGILKVKISFGENEIIDMIFSKIGVNNKKNNELILESINDSLKRLILPSIIREIRKDLSLVAEDGAIIIFKENLKALLMQPPIKGKVVMAIDPGFRTGCKVCILSDTGKYMDSTTIYPNEPVKKVDESKKILIDLIYKYNVTLISLGNGTASRETEEIVGEIIDEVKVEKNVDLSYVIVSEAGASVYSASELASKEYPNLDVTIRGAISIGRRLQDPLVELVKIDPKSIGVGQYQHDINGKKLEDSLKTVIEDCVNSVGVDLNMATPSILSYISGINASIAENIVKYREENGKFKKRSDLLKVKRLGNKAYEQCVGFLRISDGENGLDNTSVHPESYDATKKLLSMFNLDIEDLKYRGKIHDLDDKFKNQNIFEISEILGIGEITLRDIIKELKKPARDPREDLPEPIFKKGVLSIDDLKEGMILVGTIRNISDFGAFVDIGVHQDGLVHKSQLSNKFVKHPLDVVKLGEIVNVKVLDIDKERNRISLTMKI, from the coding sequence ATGGATATTTCTAAAGTTTTATCTAGTGAATTTTTGATTGATAAAAAATATGTTGATAATGTAATTAATTTATTAGATGAAGGTAATACGGTTCCATTTATAAGTAGATATAGGAAGGAAGCTACAGGTTCTCTTGATGATGTTGTATTAAGAAAATTTGAGGTTAGGCTTAATTATTTGAGAAATCTCGAGGAAAAGAAAGAAAATATTATACGTTTAATTGATGAACAAGGAAAATTAACAGATGAAATTAGAAATAGCATTTTAAGCTCAAATACATTAGTGGAGATAGAGGATATATATAGACCGTTTAAACCAAAGAAAAGAACGCGTGCAATTATTGCTGAGGAAAAGGGATTAAAACCTTTAGCAGAAATTATCTTAAATAAAGATTTTAGTGGTGATATTTTAGAGGAGAGTGAAAAATTTATAAACGAAGAATTTGGAATTAAAAGTGGACAAGATGCATTGGATGGAGCGAAGGATATAATATCTGAGATAATTTCAGATGATGCAAATTTTAGAAAATTTATACGTAACTATGTATTTGAAAATGGTATTATTGAAACTTGTGGAGAAAGTGATAAGAGAACACAATATGAAGATTATTATGATTATAGAGAAAAGGTGAAAATTATACCCTCCTATAGGGTACTTGCTATAAATAGAGGGGAAAAAGAAGGAATCTTAAAAGTAAAGATATCATTTGGGGAAAATGAAATAATAGATATGATATTTTCTAAAATTGGGGTTAATAATAAGAAAAATAATGAATTAATATTAGAATCTATAAATGACTCCCTAAAAAGGCTTATATTACCTTCGATTATTAGAGAAATTAGAAAGGATTTAAGCTTAGTTGCAGAAGACGGAGCAATTATTATATTTAAAGAAAATTTAAAGGCATTACTTATGCAACCACCGATAAAAGGTAAGGTTGTTATGGCTATTGATCCAGGATTCCGTACTGGTTGTAAAGTTTGTATATTAAGTGATACGGGAAAGTATATGGATTCGACTACGATATATCCAAACGAACCTGTTAAAAAAGTTGATGAAAGTAAGAAAATTTTGATAGATTTAATTTATAAATATAATGTTACTTTGATTTCATTGGGAAATGGAACAGCAAGTCGTGAAACTGAAGAAATTGTAGGTGAGATTATAGATGAGGTTAAAGTAGAGAAAAATGTGGATTTATCATATGTTATAGTATCTGAAGCAGGAGCGTCTGTTTATTCAGCATCTGAACTTGCAAGTAAAGAGTATCCTAATTTAGATGTTACTATAAGGGGCGCAATTTCTATAGGAAGGAGATTGCAGGATCCTTTAGTTGAACTTGTTAAAATAGACCCTAAATCAATAGGTGTTGGACAGTACCAACATGATATAAATGGTAAGAAATTAGAAGATTCTCTTAAAACTGTTATAGAGGATTGTGTAAATTCAGTTGGAGTGGATTTAAATATGGCTACGCCATCTATATTATCGTATATATCTGGAATAAATGCTTCTATTGCAGAGAATATTGTAAAATATAGAGAAGAAAATGGTAAATTTAAAAAAAGATCAGATCTTTTGAAGGTAAAGCGTTTAGGAAATAAGGCTTATGAACAGTGCGTTGGATTTTTAAGGATAAGTGATGGAGAAAATGGACTTGATAATACGTCGGTTCACCCTGAAAGCTATGATGCTACAAAGAAACTTTTGAGTATGTTTAATTTAGATATAGAAGATTTAAAATATAGAGGAAAGATACATGATTTAGATGATAAGTTTAAAAATCAAAATATTTTTGAGATATCTGAAATTTTAGGAATTGGAGAGATTACACTTAGGGATATTATAAAAGAACTCAAAAAACCTGCGAGAGATCCGAGGGAAGATTTACCAGAACCTATATTTAAAAAAGGAGTTTTAAGTATAGATGATTTAAAAGAGGGAATGATACTTGTTGGCACAATTAGAAATATTTCTGATTTTGGAGCCTTTGTAGATATTGGAGTTCATCAAGATGGACTAGTTCATAAATCTCAGCTATCTAATAAATTTGTAAAACATCCATTGGATGTGGTAAAATTAGGTGAAATTGTAAATGTTAAGGTACTTGATATAGATAAAGAGAGGAATAGAATTTCTTTGACTATGAAAATTTAG
- a CDS encoding ECF transporter S component, translated as MRKIEFNNKIKICILVALSVVLMYFRLSVPFLPNFLTFDLSDIPIFFITIIFSPILGVISLALKNLLVCFTMGSFTFGIGELANFLMGFCFIVPGAYFYKKFNGKNRYIFSLLSGMIGLTLSGVILNATVILPVYVKLLGVELSSFIGEANTLLKFLIIYIVPYNVIKSMIIFFPTVAIIDRFKK; from the coding sequence GTGAGAAAAATTGAATTTAATAATAAAATCAAAATATGTATTTTGGTAGCATTATCTGTTGTTCTTATGTATTTTAGGTTAAGCGTACCTTTTTTACCTAATTTTTTAACATTTGATTTATCAGATATACCGATATTTTTCATAACTATAATATTTTCTCCTATTTTAGGGGTTATATCTTTAGCATTAAAAAATTTATTGGTGTGTTTTACTATGGGGAGTTTTACTTTCGGTATAGGCGAGCTTGCAAATTTTTTAATGGGATTTTGTTTTATAGTTCCAGGGGCATATTTTTACAAAAAATTTAATGGTAAGAATAGATATATTTTTAGTTTATTATCTGGAATGATTGGTCTTACTTTATCAGGGGTTATATTAAATGCTACGGTAATATTACCTGTTTATGTAAAATTATTAGGCGTTGAGTTAAGTTCCTTTATTGGAGAGGCAAATACATTATTAAAATTCTTGATTATATATATTGTTCCTTATAATGTAATAAAATCTATGATAATTTTTTTCCCAACTGTTGCTATTATTGATAGGTTTAAAAAATAA